The Prevotella sp. E2-28 genome includes the window TAGAAATCGTGTGAACCTACGGTGTAGCTCTCCAGGCCGATACCAAACAGCTTAGCCTCAAAGCAGTTCTTCACGCCATCGAGTTTCTCTTCCATAATCTCGTCGAGAGAAGCTGCGAGCAGTTCGCGGTATTTCTTACGCTGTACGGGCATATCCTTGCTTCCGTCGTGTACCCAGATGTTCATGATACAGGGATCGTTCTGTGCCTTACCCATAGCATCGGCAATGCGACGGCAGCGCTTGGTATGCTCAATCCAGAAGTCACGGATGCTCTTGTCGGGGTTGCTCAGCGTGAGGTCGCCGCTCTTCGGGTGTGAGAATGAAGTTGAGTTGAAGTCGAGTTTCATGTTGTTCTCCTTAGCCCACTGAATCCAACTCTGGAAGTGCTCTACGCCTACTTCGTCGCGATCAACGAACTTGCCTCCGAAGTCGCCATAGATTTCGTGTAGGTTCAGACGGTGGTTACCACCGAGCAGGGTTTTTACGAATTCGATGTCCTGACGTACCTCATCGATATTACGGGCACGACCAGGATAGTTTCCTGTGGTCTGGATACCGCCAGAGAGGGCTTCGTTGCGCTCGAAACCCACTACGTCGTCGGTCTGCCAGCAATGTAGTGATATCTGCTGCTTCTGGAGCAGGTCAAGTACTGCGTCGGTATCAACACCAATAGCTGCATAGCGATCTTTCGCTACGGCATAAGCTTTTTCAATCAGTTCTGCTTTCATTTGTTTTGGATATTTATTTGTTTGTTATATTTAGATACTTATCGAATGCAGCATCCCAAGCTGCTTTGTCTTGTGGCTCATATTTTACGAGCTCAATGCTGTTGGCTATAATCTGGCGCATTTGCCAGATATCATCAACAAGGCCGGCGGCCTTAGCCTGCAGCATGATGTTACCGATAGCGGTGCACTCCTGAGGACCGGCAAAGACGGTGGCACCAGTAGAGTTGGCGGTAAACTGGTTCAGGTACTTGTTGAGTGAACCACCACCGATGATGTGGAGAACATCCAGACGGAAAGGAGCAAACTCCTGCATCCATTGGAAAACCTGGCGATAGCGGAGAGCCAGCGAGTCGAAGATGCATCGGCAGATTTCTGCAGGTGTCTCGGGCACAGGCTGATTGGTATCACGACAATATTTCTGGATGGCACCAATCATAGAAGAAGGTGCTGCAAAAGCTGCGTCATCTGGATTGATGAGTGAGCGGAAAGGCTCTACGGTCATAGCCTGCCCCTGCAACTCGGGGTGAGAGAGCTTGCGCACTTCCTCAGGCCACTCCAGTCGGCAGCGTTCGTAGAGCCACATGCCACAGATGTTCTTCAAGAAGCGGGTGGTACCCTCAATGCCGCCCTCGTTGGTGAAATTGCGCTCATACGAGAGGTCGTTGATGATTGCATCCTTGGTCTCGATACCCATGAGGCTCCACGTGCCGCTTGAGAGATAGGCAAACATCTCATCCTTGGCGGGTACGGCAGCAACGGCAGAGCCTGTGTCGTGACCAGCAACGGCGATGACAGGCACAGGGCCAAGACCCGTGAGACGCTGTACTTCATCAGTGAGAACACCAATCAGGGTGCCTGGGTTCACCATCTTGCCAAACTTAGAGCGGGTGAGGCCCAGCGAGTTAAGCAGACGCTCGTCGAGTTGTTTGGTACGTGGGTCGAGAAGCTGAGAGGTTGAAGCGATAGTATATTCGCACACCTCGTTGCCTGTGAGCATCCAACTAAGGGCATCGGGTACGAAGAGAATCTTCGAGGCATTGCGGAAAGCTGAGTTGCCCTCGCGCTTCATAGCATAAAGCTGGAAGATGGAGTTGAAGTTCATAAACTGAATACCCGTCACGTCGTAAACCTCTTTCTTGGAAATAACGTGCTTCAGGTAGTCGTCCATGGCGTCAAACGTGATAGGATCGCGATAGGCACGAGGATTTCTAAGGATAGCACCATCGTCGCCAATGAATACGAAATCAACGCCCCAGGTGTCGATTCCTATAGAGGTGATCTCCAGTCCGCGTTGGGCTACCTCTTTTAGTCCGCGAATAATCTCAAAGTAAAGGGCATAGATATCCCAATAGTAGTGACCACCCTGTTCAATGAGATTATTTGGGAAACGAGTCACCTCTTCCAACTCAAATTTACCGTTCTCTATATGGCCGATAATAGTACGTCCACTAGTGGCGCCAAGGTCTACGGCAAAGAAATATTTTTTATTTTCCATTAAATGTTTTAGTGTTTTAGCTTAACTGCCCACAAAAGTACATACTTTCGCCCATTATTGACATCATAATTTGATTTTTGGGCATAGTTTTTTGTTTGAACCACTTTTTTTCGTACTTTTGCAGCCAATTTGAAGTAAAGACCTATATAATATTAAAATATTCACTAGAAAATGACTTTTACCGTATTGATTATCACACTATTTGTAGTGGGCTATCTGTGCATAGCCTTGGAGAGTGTGTTTGAAATTAACAAGGCGGCTATCGCCCTGTTGATGTGTGTGGGGTGCTGGACATTGCTGATGGTTGGCGTACAGGGCTTTTTCCCTGAAGTGGCTGATGGCGTAAGTTATGTGACAGAGCGCATTCAGCATCATCTGGGTGATGCCGGCGAGACGCTGTTTTTCCTGATGGGCGCAATGACCATTGTGGAGATTGTTGACTCTAATGGCGGTTTTAATTTTGTGCGTGATGCCATCAAGACACGCTCGAAACGTAAGTTGATGTGGCGTGTGGCCTTTATGACATTCTTCCTGTCGGCCATATTGGACAATCTGACCACTAGTATCGTGATGATTATGGTGCTGCGCAAACTCGTGCAGAGCCGCGAGGAGCGTCTGATTTATGCAGGCTTGATTATCATCTCGGCTAACTCGGGTGGTGCTTTTTCTCCCATTGGCGATGTGACTACCATCATGCTGTGGATTAAGGGCGTGATAACAACGCAGGGCGTACTGAGTGAGATTTTTATTCCATCGTTGGTATCGATGATCATTCCAGCGGCTATCCTGAGCTTGCAGTTGAAAGGCAAGTTTGATAAGGAACAGAACCTACCGAAGTCAGAAGTGAGTCATTTTACATCAAATCAGCGCAACGTGATTTTCTGGTTGGGTGTTGGCGGACTAGTCTTCGTGCCTGTATTTAAGACAATTACACACCTGCCACCGTTTATGGGCATCTTGTTGGTACTGGGCTTGTTGTGGACTGTAACGGAGATTTTCCACCGTATGCAGAATACGTCCGAGGATGATACGATGGCTAAGCGTGTGTCAGACCTACTGTCGAAGATAGACCTTTCTACGATTATGTTCTTCTTGGGTATCCTGATGGCTGTAGCCGTATTGCAGGAAATAGGTGTGCTGACATCAATGGGCGAGGGCCTGAATGAGGCCTTTGCAGGCAACTATTATCTGATTAACGGTATCATTGGCGTGCTGTCGTCAATTGTAGATAACGTGCCTCTGGTGGCTGGTTGTATGGGTATGTATCCTGTGGCTGCCGATGGCGCAATGGCCGTTGATGGTATCTTCTGGCAGTTGTTGGCTTACTGTGCAGGCGTAGGCGGTTCAATGCTGATTATAGGCAGTGCCGCAGGCGTTGTTGTCATGGGATTGGAGAAGATAACCTTCGGCTGGTATCTAAAGAAAATAACGTGGATAGCTTTCGTGGGTTATCTTGCGGGAATAGGCTGCTACTGGTTAGAGAAACTAATCTTCTAATAACAGATAATGGCGAGGATGATTCCTCGCCATTATTATTGATTACGTAGCTCGCTGGGTTTGCGTCCCGTTTTCAGTTTGAACTTCGCTGAGAAATAGTCAGGTGACTCAAAATTGAGTTGGTAGGCTATTTCCTTGATGCTCATATCTGTCGTAGAAAGCAGTTCCTTAGCTCGCTGCAAGCGCAAATCCTGCTGGTAGGTAGCAGGAGAGAGGCCTGTATGCTCCTTGAACAGCTTACGGAAGTTGCTGTAACTGACGCCCAGTTCCTCGGCCACTTCCTGAATGCTCAGTGAACTCTCTAACGATTCACGGATGCGTAGGCGGGCTTTGTTGATCATATCTACATGCGTTTGGTTACGGCTTTTCAGTTCAATATTACGTTCCAGGGAGTACATCATGCCAATGAGATGATTAACAATGCCTGCCATCAACTGCTGTGAGTAGGCTCCTTCTTCTAAAGCCGTGTTGTAAGCCTGTTTGTATAGACTGACTACAGAATCGGAGAAGCCTACATGGTAAATTGGCTTTGTGGGGGAAAGGAAATTAGCACGAACACGGGCATCCATGTTGTCTCCCTTGAAACCAATCCAGTATTTCTTCCATCCATGAGGACCTGTGGGGTGGTAACTGTGCCATTCACCAGGGAAGAGGAGGAAAAAATCGCCCTCCTTCAGGTGAGCCTCAGGTACGGTGCGGCTGTGGAAGATGCCTTCACCTTCTATAATATATAGCAATTGGTACTCTGATAAAATGCGTCCCTTCTCTAACTCAAAGTAATAACCATCAGCATGCCCTCGAGTAGGGTAGGGATCGTTAGGTCCAATCTCTTCATAGCCTATTGTCGTAACGGTGAGACCCCATAGGGCATCACGTTCGTTAGACAACATATATTTACTTATTTGCATAGTTTTGTAGGGTATAGTATTTAGTTTGTAATCTGTTCGCATGGAATCCAAAGCCAGAAGGTAGAACCTGTGCCCTCGCCCTCGCTGAAGACACCAATCTTTCCTCCGCAGCGTTCTGCAATAGTTTTGCAGATGCTGAGTCCCAAGCCAGTACCCTGAACAAAGTCGTTCAGTTTAACGAAACGTTCGAATACGCTGGCTTGCTTGTCTTTTGGAATACCGGCACCAGTATCTTCACAATAGATATAGAGTCCACCGTCTTGTTGGCGATAGCCCACCTTGATGTGCCCCTCATGGGTGTATTTTACAGCATTGGTGACGAAATTAGTGATGACCTGTTGCACGCGCCCCTTGTCCAAGTGTGTGGGGAATGTGGTGTATGGATTATCTTTGAGGAACTGCACCCCAGGTTCCTGAACGCGTTGTTCCAAAGTCTGGCAGATATCATCGAATACCTGTGCAAAGTCCACATCGGTAGGATAGATGGCCAGTGTCTGTCCTGTATCAGATGCTTCGAGAATGTCATTGATGAGTCGGAGTAACATGTCGCAGTTGTTGCGTATGATGCGGATGAACTCTTGACGGTCTGCTGGCTCGTCGATAATCTGCAGCAGGTCGCTAAAGCCGACAATAGCATTGAGCGGTGTGCGTATCTCATGAGTCATGTTAGCCAAGAAGGCGCTCTTCATCATACCGGAAGCTTCGGCGCGGGTGCGTTCTTTCTTCAACTGTTCCTGAGCGTTCATCAAGTCGTTGATGTTACGTAACACACCAAAATAGCCAACGCAGTTGCCGTCCTCGTCGAAAGTCGGCATACCGCTGATAGTGTACCATTCAGGCTGGTCGGATATAGGGGTACTCTTGAAGTGGTGGTTTACCGTAAACGGCTGTCTTGTTTCCAGCAATTTCTTCATGTGTTCAATAGCTTTCTTCTTTTCATCTTCGAAGAGACTGTCCATATAATTCGACAGGCTTTCTTCGACTTCTGGAACGCTAAGTGAACGGGTGAAGATGATTTTCTGGGTTTTGAGGTCTAATGTCCACACGTACATGTTACTGCTACTCAGCAGATACTTCAAGTCGTTTTCATAACGACTGATTTGTTCGCCAATCTGCTTGAGTTCTTTCTCGCGTCGGCGCTGCTCTAAGTCAGTTTCCCTGTCGGCAGTGATGTCTCGTGCCGTAACGATATAATATGCCAGATGGTCTTGATCGTCATAGGCTGGGAGTATTCTAAAGTCCAGGAACTTGTCAATTCCGATTTCAGGATACAACATGTGCTGACAAACATGGAATACCTGTTTGCTGTTACGGTCGAAATCGTTTTTCAGCATAGGTACATCAAACATACAGGTCTTTCTGAAGAAGGCTTCACGGGTGGCATTGAAATCGCAGAGAGTGCACATACTCTTGTTCAGGTCGAGAAGCATACCATCAGCATCATAGAATGACATAGCAATGATATTGGTATGGAAGATCTTGATGTATCTGTTGCCTAATTCATTATTGGCTCGCTCTTCTTCTACCTCTCTGGTAATATCCTTCACGGTGTTGAGGATATGTGTCAGACGCCCGTCTTCCATCTCGGCTATAGAATAGCCTTTTAGGTATCTGCCGTTCCATTGAATCTGTATGTTGAAAGGGTGTTCGGCGTTTCTCAGCAAATAGCCATAAACAGATTTCACTTGCTCTAGGTCGTTTTGGCTGATTTTAGAGAAGAAATCCTCTACGTCAATTCCCTCTTGTGGGAGCAGATTGCCGTAAACATTGTTCATCCTTCCTGTCTCAATATGTTGTTCGAAAACATAGAAGTCGCCCATGCTTAGTGCTTGTGTCATCATGTTTCCCAAGTCCTTAGACTTCTTGACGGCTTTCTTGATGCGCCTTCTGCTTAACTGGCTCAGCGTCAGGAATCCTGCGATGAACAAAACGATGAGGGCAGTAACGAAGAAAGCATAACGGGGGGTGTCATTATGAACACGCTCAGGGTGAAACCATTTATCGTTGATGATTTCCAATTCTCCATCCTGTGAGATACGGGCATATTCATCGTCAATAGCATTGATAAGGTCTTGGTCGCGTCCTATAATATGGAGTTCTCCTGTAGGAATACCAACATCGCCAATAATGATATTTTCAATGGCCATCTCTTTGATGTCCTGTTTTAAGGGCATCTCTCCCCAGATAAAGTATCGTATCTCCCCGCGTGTAAGTGCTGTTAATGCATCGGAAGGTGATTCATACCTGATATGATATGGCCTGAACTCCAATTGGTTGATATAGAAAGAAGTGTAGTCGCTGGGCTTTATCACAATCGTGTCTGAAATGGTGAGTTGCGACAGATCTTTCAAAGGCTTGGTGTCCTCTCTGTAAACCACTCTTACATTATAATAGTTTACAAAGTTCTTTGTCTGAAAATAGGGCTCCTGCTCGTAATTCTTACCAAGGGCATGAAGCAGGTCTGCTTCACCATTCTCAAAGAGTTCTATAGCTTTTGACCATTCTCTCATCTCGAAACGGTGAGGTATTTCCAGACGAGTAAGGATAAGGTCCATCACTTCTACGCAATAACCAGAGGGTTTGCCCTTGTCATTGAACTCATAAGGACGGAAATCCCAGTCGCACATAATGACGAGCGGGTCGGACTCTGTATATGGCCGCCCGTGTCTTCCCCAAGCTGTAGCCTTTATGGTAGATAGTACTGCTACAGCCATGAATAGTGTTATGATGGTCTTCCTTATCATGAGATGTCTTTTCTTTCTATTTCCAAAACCTTACAAGGTATAGCAAACCATACGATAGTGCCTTTGCCTTCTTTTGACTGGATGTTGATGTCTCCTCCCATTAGTCTTACCAGTTCATGGCATATACTAAGTCCAAGGCCAGTACCCTTGTTGGCACCTGTGGAGAAACGGTCAAAAATATGGGATGACAAATCGGGATTCACGCCGCATCCACTATCCTCTACAGATACAAGCAACTTGTCGCCAGTATAGTCATAACGTGCGCGGATGAATCCCTCTTCTGTAAATTGTATGGCGTTGAGTATAATCTGCTCAAGAATATGGCCGATATTCTGGTTGTCTATTTCCAACACTAAGTGCTTGTAATGGTTTTCTACGATAAATCTTAGGTTGTCTGCCTTTTTATTGACATTACCCCAACAGGTATTACACATGCTGTCGAACGTCAGTGCGAAGTCTGTGGGTTTTGTCTTTATTTCAATCATTCCAGCATCTATTCTAGAAAGGAAAAGAATGTTGTTGATGAGTTTCAGCAACATGGAAGAGTTTTCTTTGATCTCCTGCACAAAAACAGCTTCATCTTCTGTAGAGTGTGACATCTGGAAGAACTCTGCGAAACCTACAATAGAGTTCAAAGGCGTGCGGATCTCATAATTCATGTTGTGTAGGAAAGCGTTCTTGATGGTTTCTACCTCTTGCGCTTTTACCGTTTCTTCCTCTAATTGCTCTTCAGTATTTTTCTGGGCACTCACATCACGGCATACGCCTACATATTCTTTGATGGTGCCGTCTTGATTGAATGAAGGTACAAGCAGGAACTGTACAAACAGTTTGAGTCCGTCTTCTTGTTTGAGAACGGTCTTCAGTGTGACATCAACATGTGTGACAGAGCGACTGTCCATGCTGTTCAGTGTTCGCAGCGCCAAGGCACGCGACTGCTTGGTTAATAAGTTCATGCCTCGTGTCTGCGTCAGACGTGTCTGTATGTCCGCGATACCTCTGAAGATCGAAATAGTATGTGTATCAGGCTGATAGCTTGCAAATCGCATACCACCAACCTTCAAAGCATAGTTAATGTTATCTATATAGACACGAGCCTCTTTGTTGGCCAGGTTCATCTGCTGCAGGGCTTGCTGGCGCAGGTGGTAGTTCTTAGAAGTCTCTGTTACCTCGCGTCCAGTACCGTAATAGCCTAACAGCTGGTCATCCATGTCGTAGAGAGCCTGTAGCTTCAGCTCATACCAGATGTGTCTTGACTTTCCATCGGATGTGGGGAGGTCAAGTGGTATGGTAGCATAGAATGACTCTTGTTTGTTGATAGTCAAATCAGAGGATTGCAGATGATAGAACTGGTTGTAGCTAATCTTACGTTCCTGAATTTCATCGCGCAGGCAACAGAAAGTGTCACAGGCCTTATCGTTGAGGTCTGTTAGTATGCCGTTCTTGTCGAAATATACCGTATCAACCATGATTGAGTCGAAGATTGCCTGATAGCGTGTCAGAGTATCTCTGACGCGTTTCTGTCGTTGGCAATCCTGACTGATGTCATTACGTGTGCCAATAATGACGGTTGGTTTTCCGTTGTTGTCTCTATGGAATACGGAAAGTGCAATGACATAGTCGCACATCTCCTTGCTATTAGTGTCAGATGGTGCCTTTAGGGCGAGCTCTATGTTTTCGGCCTGCTGGTTTGTTAAGGTATTGAGAGCCTGCATCATATGCTCAAGGTCGTGCGAACTGTAGTTGTTGAAGAATTGTAACAGTGTGTATTCGTGTTTCCTGTTACCATTCTTGTCTAGCCAAGTTACAGTCTGACGCCTAATATCATAAGTCCAAATCCTTACGCCGCTGGCTTTTAACGTCAAGGCCAAACGGGTGTTTTCTCTTCTGATGTTGCGGGTGGCTTGTCTTGCTCGTAAATAGGTGAATATGTAATATCCTAATGCGCAAAGCATGAATATTGCCAGCGTGTTGGCAATGTACCATATCCACGATGGTATGCCCGTCTCCTTTCTCTCGGGATAGAACCATTTGTTTTGTAGTGGTTGTAGCCTGTCCTGTGCGCGGAGTGCAGCATAGGTGCTATCCATCAGTTCTAATAGTCTGGGGTTGTTTGAGAAGAACCTGTACTCTCCGTCGGGAATGTCGATGGGATGTAGCTCCAGATTGTCAACGTGGTATTGATTAAGAAGCCATTTTAGGGACATCGTGTTCCATACGATGAAGCCCTTTCCTTCAGTACTGACCTGTAGTACAGCCTCTTCCATGTTGTTAAAGGGTATGGCGTTGTCTCCCCAGCCTTTTTCCTGCATCAGATGGTGGCTGAAACTATTGTTTCGCACAATCACGTGGTTATTTGCCAGGTCATTCATGTCTTTTATGGGCAAAGGTTGGCCTTTAACATATACCACACTATGGGTAAACAGGTTTATTACCATTTTTCCATATTGCCCGTAGTCATCATGGAATGGGGCTTTCATGCCCATCATGATGTCGGATTTGCCGTTGCGCAAGTCTTCAAGTGCTTTTTGAGAATCCTTGAGTTTAATCTCATAGGGAATGCCAAGCTCCTCAAAAATCATCTTTACGACATCTACGCTGTAGCCAGTGGGTTCTCCGTCTTCAAGAAAAGAATAGGGCCACAAATCCCATGCGTCTTCAAAAATGATCGGATGGTCTGTAGTGAAGTTCATGAGACTGTCTGAACGATCTTCTTGAGCATGTCCTTGGGAAAGGGGAAACATTAACAATGCAAGCATCACTATTATGTAATGCTTCCATACACAAAAGCCTTTTCCCAAGGCGGTACCTTGTCGTAGATTGATCATCTTAGGTCATTTTGACTTTGCAAATTTAGAAAAAATATATGAAATAGCCAAACTTTAGTTGGTTTTTCCTAAGAATTTCTTACCTTTGCACGCAAAAACGTAATAAAACGAAACGAAATGGAACAAAAAATGAAGCCAGCAACCCTTTGTGTGCAAGCTGGATGGGAACCCAAAAAT containing:
- a CDS encoding L-rhamnose isomerase; its protein translation is MKAELIEKAYAVAKDRYAAIGVDTDAVLDLLQKQQISLHCWQTDDVVGFERNEALSGGIQTTGNYPGRARNIDEVRQDIEFVKTLLGGNHRLNLHEIYGDFGGKFVDRDEVGVEHFQSWIQWAKENNMKLDFNSTSFSHPKSGDLTLSNPDKSIRDFWIEHTKRCRRIADAMGKAQNDPCIMNIWVHDGSKDMPVQRKKYRELLAASLDEIMEEKLDGVKNCFEAKLFGIGLESYTVGSHDFYTAYCATRKQMYTIDTGHYEQTENVSDFVSTLLMYVPELMLHVSRPVRWDSDHVTIMNDQTLDLFKELVRSDALDRAHVGLDYFDASINRIGAYIIGSRATQKCILQALLEPKAKLREYEDNGQYFERLALMEEAKSMPFGAVFDYFNLKNNVPVGEEFIAAIQQYEKNVTSKR
- a CDS encoding rhamnulokinase family protein; this translates as MENKKYFFAVDLGATSGRTIIGHIENGKFELEEVTRFPNNLIEQGGHYYWDIYALYFEIIRGLKEVAQRGLEITSIGIDTWGVDFVFIGDDGAILRNPRAYRDPITFDAMDDYLKHVISKKEVYDVTGIQFMNFNSIFQLYAMKREGNSAFRNASKILFVPDALSWMLTGNEVCEYTIASTSQLLDPRTKQLDERLLNSLGLTRSKFGKMVNPGTLIGVLTDEVQRLTGLGPVPVIAVAGHDTGSAVAAVPAKDEMFAYLSSGTWSLMGIETKDAIINDLSYERNFTNEGGIEGTTRFLKNICGMWLYERCRLEWPEEVRKLSHPELQGQAMTVEPFRSLINPDDAAFAAPSSMIGAIQKYCRDTNQPVPETPAEICRCIFDSLALRYRQVFQWMQEFAPFRLDVLHIIGGGSLNKYLNQFTANSTGATVFAGPQECTAIGNIMLQAKAAGLVDDIWQMRQIIANSIELVKYEPQDKAAWDAAFDKYLNITNK
- the nhaD gene encoding sodium:proton antiporter NhaD; this encodes MTFTVLIITLFVVGYLCIALESVFEINKAAIALLMCVGCWTLLMVGVQGFFPEVADGVSYVTERIQHHLGDAGETLFFLMGAMTIVEIVDSNGGFNFVRDAIKTRSKRKLMWRVAFMTFFLSAILDNLTTSIVMIMVLRKLVQSREERLIYAGLIIISANSGGAFSPIGDVTTIMLWIKGVITTQGVLSEIFIPSLVSMIIPAAILSLQLKGKFDKEQNLPKSEVSHFTSNQRNVIFWLGVGGLVFVPVFKTITHLPPFMGILLVLGLLWTVTEIFHRMQNTSEDDTMAKRVSDLLSKIDLSTIMFFLGILMAVAVLQEIGVLTSMGEGLNEAFAGNYYLINGIIGVLSSIVDNVPLVAGCMGMYPVAADGAMAVDGIFWQLLAYCAGVGGSMLIIGSAAGVVVMGLEKITFGWYLKKITWIAFVGYLAGIGCYWLEKLIF
- a CDS encoding AraC family transcriptional regulator — protein: MQISKYMLSNERDALWGLTVTTIGYEEIGPNDPYPTRGHADGYYFELEKGRILSEYQLLYIIEGEGIFHSRTVPEAHLKEGDFFLLFPGEWHSYHPTGPHGWKKYWIGFKGDNMDARVRANFLSPTKPIYHVGFSDSVVSLYKQAYNTALEEGAYSQQLMAGIVNHLIGMMYSLERNIELKSRNQTHVDMINKARLRIRESLESSLSIQEVAEELGVSYSNFRKLFKEHTGLSPATYQQDLRLQRAKELLSTTDMSIKEIAYQLNFESPDYFSAKFKLKTGRKPSELRNQ
- a CDS encoding ATP-binding protein; the encoded protein is MIRKTIITLFMAVAVLSTIKATAWGRHGRPYTESDPLVIMCDWDFRPYEFNDKGKPSGYCVEVMDLILTRLEIPHRFEMREWSKAIELFENGEADLLHALGKNYEQEPYFQTKNFVNYYNVRVVYREDTKPLKDLSQLTISDTIVIKPSDYTSFYINQLEFRPYHIRYESPSDALTALTRGEIRYFIWGEMPLKQDIKEMAIENIIIGDVGIPTGELHIIGRDQDLINAIDDEYARISQDGELEIINDKWFHPERVHNDTPRYAFFVTALIVLFIAGFLTLSQLSRRRIKKAVKKSKDLGNMMTQALSMGDFYVFEQHIETGRMNNVYGNLLPQEGIDVEDFFSKISQNDLEQVKSVYGYLLRNAEHPFNIQIQWNGRYLKGYSIAEMEDGRLTHILNTVKDITREVEEERANNELGNRYIKIFHTNIIAMSFYDADGMLLDLNKSMCTLCDFNATREAFFRKTCMFDVPMLKNDFDRNSKQVFHVCQHMLYPEIGIDKFLDFRILPAYDDQDHLAYYIVTARDITADRETDLEQRRREKELKQIGEQISRYENDLKYLLSSSNMYVWTLDLKTQKIIFTRSLSVPEVEESLSNYMDSLFEDEKKKAIEHMKKLLETRQPFTVNHHFKSTPISDQPEWYTISGMPTFDEDGNCVGYFGVLRNINDLMNAQEQLKKERTRAEASGMMKSAFLANMTHEIRTPLNAIVGFSDLLQIIDEPADRQEFIRIIRNNCDMLLRLINDILEASDTGQTLAIYPTDVDFAQVFDDICQTLEQRVQEPGVQFLKDNPYTTFPTHLDKGRVQQVITNFVTNAVKYTHEGHIKVGYRQQDGGLYIYCEDTGAGIPKDKQASVFERFVKLNDFVQGTGLGLSICKTIAERCGGKIGVFSEGEGTGSTFWLWIPCEQITN
- a CDS encoding ATP-binding protein; the encoded protein is MLALLMFPLSQGHAQEDRSDSLMNFTTDHPIIFEDAWDLWPYSFLEDGEPTGYSVDVVKMIFEELGIPYEIKLKDSQKALEDLRNGKSDIMMGMKAPFHDDYGQYGKMVINLFTHSVVYVKGQPLPIKDMNDLANNHVIVRNNSFSHHLMQEKGWGDNAIPFNNMEEAVLQVSTEGKGFIVWNTMSLKWLLNQYHVDNLELHPIDIPDGEYRFFSNNPRLLELMDSTYAALRAQDRLQPLQNKWFYPERKETGIPSWIWYIANTLAIFMLCALGYYIFTYLRARQATRNIRRENTRLALTLKASGVRIWTYDIRRQTVTWLDKNGNRKHEYTLLQFFNNYSSHDLEHMMQALNTLTNQQAENIELALKAPSDTNSKEMCDYVIALSVFHRDNNGKPTVIIGTRNDISQDCQRQKRVRDTLTRYQAIFDSIMVDTVYFDKNGILTDLNDKACDTFCCLRDEIQERKISYNQFYHLQSSDLTINKQESFYATIPLDLPTSDGKSRHIWYELKLQALYDMDDQLLGYYGTGREVTETSKNYHLRQQALQQMNLANKEARVYIDNINYALKVGGMRFASYQPDTHTISIFRGIADIQTRLTQTRGMNLLTKQSRALALRTLNSMDSRSVTHVDVTLKTVLKQEDGLKLFVQFLLVPSFNQDGTIKEYVGVCRDVSAQKNTEEQLEEETVKAQEVETIKNAFLHNMNYEIRTPLNSIVGFAEFFQMSHSTEDEAVFVQEIKENSSMLLKLINNILFLSRIDAGMIEIKTKPTDFALTFDSMCNTCWGNVNKKADNLRFIVENHYKHLVLEIDNQNIGHILEQIILNAIQFTEEGFIRARYDYTGDKLLVSVEDSGCGVNPDLSSHIFDRFSTGANKGTGLGLSICHELVRLMGGDINIQSKEGKGTIVWFAIPCKVLEIERKDIS